In a genomic window of Aggregatimonas sangjinii:
- a CDS encoding DUF5722 domain-containing protein, which yields MKKYILLFLGLPLGVFGQETELSLHAREANDLQMEITEKGVYDIETTGKDPYLFSNPLGADLDKENDYLAFEYFCPTGVDFIEVYFYPLKEVFEPKIVRDIGSTEGWVEFKIDISEELKDWGKKGEYLRLDFGAAPALKIQIRNLKLRPQTEREAEIEAKKEDQKKQEAILENNLTSYLNNDFHNQISHVLVSDDKVRLEGTVSDSKNLFIAEVSPYEHSTELKTFESVIPLNSTESKFNIAIDRTVDRHGFTQDRVLSKWMVVEKEGEHYKAVSHARYADSIVPKHNYPFVKPATKKGLGGYSIDREAPYTDLDDLGITSATVNILVTRLLRSGPSPNNMAFEYMGATYYVDKETLAQHDKTFRSTAERNIEVSAILLVDKASKTEDAEIGRIFQHPDCDPAGIYSMPNLTTPEGVQYYAAVLDFLANRYTRPDKKYGRIHHWIIHNEVDAGWVWTNAGDKTALVFMDLYHKSMRMSHNIARKYNSNSKVFITLTHFWNWTNNPHFYHSKELLEQLLQFSKAEGDFEWAIAQHPYPESLREPKTWLDERVSFDFDTQLITFKNTEVLDAWVRQPEVLFKGKTKRLVYLSENGTNSPTYSEQDLLEQAAGMAYAMKKIKYLEGIDGFQYHNWQDNRQEGGLRIGLRRFPDDEEDPGGIKPVYRVYQAFGTDQEDEVYDPYKKIIGIESWDEIRREVKID from the coding sequence ATGAAAAAGTATATTTTACTCTTTTTGGGATTACCGCTAGGTGTTTTCGGGCAGGAAACGGAACTCTCGCTGCATGCGAGAGAAGCGAATGACCTTCAGATGGAAATCACGGAGAAGGGAGTTTATGATATTGAAACCACAGGTAAGGATCCTTATCTGTTTTCCAATCCTTTAGGTGCAGATTTGGATAAAGAGAACGACTATTTGGCATTTGAATATTTTTGCCCGACCGGGGTCGATTTTATCGAAGTTTATTTTTATCCGTTAAAAGAAGTGTTTGAACCCAAAATCGTCCGGGATATCGGGTCTACGGAAGGCTGGGTCGAATTTAAGATAGACATTAGTGAAGAATTGAAGGATTGGGGCAAGAAGGGCGAATACCTTCGGTTGGATTTTGGCGCGGCCCCAGCATTGAAAATTCAGATACGAAATTTGAAGCTCCGCCCACAAACCGAACGTGAAGCGGAAATAGAAGCAAAAAAAGAGGATCAGAAGAAGCAGGAAGCGATTCTCGAGAATAATTTGACTTCCTATTTGAATAATGACTTTCATAATCAAATATCACACGTCTTGGTATCCGATGACAAAGTACGGTTAGAAGGAACCGTATCGGATAGTAAAAATCTTTTTATCGCCGAAGTCAGTCCCTATGAACATAGTACAGAGCTGAAAACCTTTGAATCTGTGATACCCTTGAATTCTACCGAAAGTAAATTCAATATCGCCATAGACCGTACTGTGGATCGACATGGATTTACTCAGGATCGTGTTCTTTCAAAATGGATGGTAGTAGAAAAGGAGGGTGAACACTACAAAGCCGTCTCACACGCGCGGTATGCCGATTCCATCGTTCCTAAACATAACTATCCCTTTGTAAAACCAGCCACCAAGAAGGGATTGGGCGGCTACAGTATTGATCGTGAAGCACCCTATACCGATCTCGATGATTTGGGTATCACCAGTGCTACGGTCAATATTTTGGTTACCCGGCTGCTACGGTCGGGACCTTCGCCAAATAATATGGCTTTCGAATATATGGGGGCTACCTATTACGTAGATAAAGAAACCCTTGCACAACATGATAAGACGTTTCGTTCTACCGCGGAAAGGAACATCGAGGTATCGGCTATTTTGTTAGTAGACAAAGCCTCGAAAACCGAAGACGCTGAAATCGGGCGCATTTTTCAACATCCCGATTGTGACCCTGCTGGAATTTATAGTATGCCCAATTTAACTACTCCCGAGGGCGTACAATATTATGCGGCGGTACTTGATTTTTTGGCGAACCGCTACACAAGGCCGGATAAGAAGTACGGGCGCATTCACCATTGGATCATTCACAATGAGGTGGATGCGGGATGGGTTTGGACCAATGCCGGGGATAAAACTGCGCTGGTTTTTATGGATCTCTACCACAAATCGATGCGAATGTCACACAATATCGCTCGAAAATACAATTCCAATTCGAAGGTTTTTATCACGCTGACCCATTTTTGGAATTGGACTAATAATCCACATTTCTATCACTCTAAAGAACTGTTGGAGCAACTGCTGCAATTTTCCAAAGCGGAGGGTGATTTTGAATGGGCCATTGCACAACACCCTTATCCTGAATCGCTTCGGGAGCCAAAAACATGGTTGGACGAAAGAGTGAGTTTCGATTTTGATACCCAATTGATCACCTTCAAGAATACCGAGGTTTTGGACGCGTGGGTGCGTCAGCCCGAAGTTCTCTTTAAAGGGAAGACAAAGCGCTTGGTGTATCTCTCCGAGAACGGAACGAATTCGCCAACATACAGCGAACAAGATTTGCTGGAACAGGCCGCCGGAATGGCTTATGCCATGAAAAAAATCAAATATCTGGAGGGTATTGATGGTTTTCAGTACCATAACTGGCAGGATAATCGACAAGAGGGCGGATTGCGCATCGGGTTGCGCCGTTTTCCGGATGATGAGGAAGATCCGGGAGGTATCAAGCCAGTGTATCGGGTGTACCAAGCTTTTGGAACGGACCAGGAAGACGAAGTGTACGACCCGTACAAAAAAATAATCGGAATCGAGAGCTGGGACGAGATTCGGCGTGAGGTAAAAATCGATTGA
- a CDS encoding bifunctional aldolase/short-chain dehydrogenase produces the protein MKSTTQRFKYVDHLWDDKKAAALGDDQVALFLYRSNILGADLRITNYGGGNTSCKTIEKDPLTDADVEVMWIKGSGGDIGTLTKAGIAGLYTDRLRDLKNVYGGLADEDRMVGLFNHCIYDLDSKAPSIDTPLHGLLPFKHIDHLHPDALIAVAAAKDSEKVTREIWGDTMGWVPWQRPGFDLGLQLEKCLNENPGIRGIVLGSHGLFTWGDTSHECYMNSLEVIEMASEFIEKKIKENGSVFGGQKIESLPKEERLEKAAQLMPMLRGLCSSENRMIGHFTDSDVVLEYINSNDLERLAPMGTSCPDHFLRTKIQPLVLRLDAKEDLSDTGAVLAKLRPAFEEYRQGYQDYYDAHKRENSPAVRDANPVIIIYPGVGMFSFAKNKQTTRVANEFYVNAINVMRGAEAITEYTSLPRQEAFDIEYWLLEEAKLQRMPKEKPLSRKVALVTGAGGGIGKAIADKLAEEGANVVLTDIAEDRLKEGVSTYGRDTASYAVCDVTEGASIAGAYGKACLEFGGVDIVVHSAGLAISKPIEDTTEKDWDLLQDVLVKGQFQLAKQAVAIMRKQGLGGDFISIASKNGLVSGPNNVGYGTSKAAQQHMARLLAAELGGDKIRVNTVNPDGVIVGSKIWEGDWAEGRAKAYGITVEELPAHYAKRNLLNEIIYPEDIANGVFACVGILDKTTGNIINVDGGMANAFVR, from the coding sequence ATGAAAAGTACTACACAGCGATTCAAGTACGTCGACCACCTTTGGGACGATAAGAAGGCCGCCGCGCTCGGCGACGACCAAGTGGCATTGTTCCTCTACCGCTCCAACATCCTTGGGGCCGACCTGAGGATAACCAACTACGGCGGGGGCAATACCAGCTGCAAGACCATCGAAAAGGACCCGCTCACCGATGCCGATGTCGAGGTGATGTGGATCAAGGGCTCCGGGGGCGACATAGGCACCTTGACCAAGGCGGGTATCGCCGGGCTGTACACCGATAGGCTGCGGGACCTGAAGAACGTCTACGGCGGCCTGGCCGACGAGGACCGCATGGTAGGGCTCTTCAACCACTGCATCTACGACCTCGACAGCAAGGCCCCCTCGATAGACACGCCCCTGCACGGGCTGCTGCCCTTCAAGCACATCGACCACCTGCACCCCGACGCGCTGATCGCGGTGGCCGCCGCCAAGGACAGCGAGAAGGTGACCAGGGAGATCTGGGGCGATACCATGGGCTGGGTGCCCTGGCAACGGCCCGGTTTCGACCTGGGGCTACAGCTGGAGAAGTGCCTGAACGAGAACCCCGGCATCCGCGGGATCGTGCTGGGCAGCCACGGGCTCTTCACCTGGGGCGACACCTCGCACGAATGTTACATGAACAGCCTGGAGGTCATAGAGATGGCCTCGGAGTTCATCGAAAAAAAGATAAAGGAGAACGGGAGCGTTTTCGGCGGACAGAAAATAGAGAGCCTGCCCAAGGAGGAACGCCTGGAGAAAGCGGCCCAACTCATGCCCATGCTGCGGGGCCTGTGCTCTTCCGAAAACAGGATGATCGGCCATTTTACCGATAGCGACGTGGTGCTCGAGTACATCAACAGCAACGACCTGGAGCGACTAGCGCCAATGGGCACCAGCTGCCCCGACCATTTCCTCAGGACCAAGATACAGCCCTTGGTACTCCGTTTGGATGCCAAGGAGGACCTCTCCGATACCGGGGCCGTCCTGGCCAAGCTCCGTCCGGCCTTCGAGGAGTACCGGCAAGGATACCAGGACTATTACGATGCCCACAAACGGGAGAACAGCCCGGCGGTGCGCGACGCCAACCCGGTGATCATCATATACCCCGGCGTGGGCATGTTCAGCTTCGCCAAGAACAAACAGACCACCCGTGTCGCCAACGAGTTCTACGTGAACGCCATCAACGTGATGCGCGGTGCGGAGGCCATTACCGAATACACCTCGCTGCCGCGGCAGGAGGCCTTCGATATCGAGTACTGGCTCCTGGAGGAGGCGAAACTACAGCGCATGCCCAAGGAAAAGCCATTATCCAGAAAAGTGGCCCTGGTAACGGGCGCCGGCGGCGGGATCGGCAAGGCCATCGCCGACAAACTGGCCGAGGAAGGCGCCAACGTGGTACTGACCGATATCGCGGAGGACAGGCTCAAAGAAGGTGTTTCCACCTACGGGAGGGATACCGCCAGCTATGCCGTCTGCGACGTGACCGAGGGCGCATCGATCGCCGGGGCCTACGGGAAGGCCTGTCTGGAGTTCGGGGGCGTCGACATCGTCGTGCACAGCGCGGGGCTAGCGATATCGAAGCCCATCGAGGACACGACCGAAAAGGACTGGGACCTGCTGCAGGACGTACTGGTCAAGGGGCAGTTCCAGCTCGCCAAGCAGGCCGTCGCGATCATGCGCAAGCAGGGACTGGGCGGCGACTTCATCAGCATCGCGAGCAAGAACGGGCTGGTGTCCGGGCCTAACAACGTGGGCTACGGTACCTCGAAGGCCGCCCAACAGCACATGGCGCGCCTGTTGGCGGCCGAGCTGGGCGGCGACAAGATACGCGTGAACACGGTCAACCCAGACGGGGTGATCGTGGGGAGCAAGATATGGGAGGGCGACTGGGCCGAGGGCCGGGCCAAGGCCTACGGCATCACCGTCGAGGAGCTGCCCGCCCACTACGCCAAGCGCAACCTGCTCAACGAGATCATCTATCCCGAGGACATCGCCAACGGCGTATTCGCATGCGTGGGCATATTGGACAAGACCACCGGGAACATCATCAACGTCGACGGCGGCATGGCCAACGCTTTTGTAAGATAG
- a CDS encoding GIY-YIG nuclease family protein, producing the protein MMVVYAIASIEHNYIYVGMTNNLENRLARHNGGRERTTRFYAPFKTIYVEECNDRESARVREKYWRSGVGKEKLRELRNKKMLEWRNW; encoded by the coding sequence ATGATGGTTGTTTACGCTATTGCGAGCATTGAACATAATTATATTTATGTTGGAATGACCAATAATTTGGAGAATCGATTGGCGAGGCATAATGGAGGTCGTGAAAGAACAACCAGGTTTTACGCTCCGTTTAAGACGATATACGTTGAGGAGTGTAATGATAGAGAATCTGCCAGGGTCCGGGAAAAATATTGGAGATCCGGAGTGGGCAAAGAGAAACTGCGTGAATTAAGAAATAAGAAGATGCTCGAGTGGCGGAACTGGTAG
- a CDS encoding GIY-YIG nuclease family protein, which yields MMVVYAIASIEHNYIYVGMTNNLENRLARHNGGRERTTKFYATFKTIYIEECNDRESARVREKYWKSGVGKERLRELRNKKMLEWRNW from the coding sequence ATGATGGTTGTTTACGCTATTGCGAGCATTGAACATAATTATATTTATGTTGGAATGACCAATAATTTGGAGAATCGATTGGCGAGGCATAATGGAGGTCGTGAAAGAACAACCAAGTTTTACGCTACGTTTAAGACGATATACATTGAGGAGTGTAATGATAGAGAATCTGCTAGGGTCCGGGAAAAATATTGGAAATCCGGAGTGGGCAAAGAAAGATTACGTGAATTAAGAAATAAGAAGATGCTCGAGTGGCGGAACTGGTAG
- a CDS encoding GIY-YIG nuclease family protein, translating into MMVVYAIASIEHNYIYVGMTNNLENRLARHNGGRERTTRFYAPFKTIYIEECSDREFARVREKYWKSGVGKERLRELRNKKMLEWRNW; encoded by the coding sequence ATGATGGTTGTTTACGCTATTGCGAGCATTGAACATAATTATATTTATGTTGGAATGACCAATAATTTGGAGAATCGATTGGCGAGGCATAATGGAGGTCGTGAAAGAACAACCAGGTTTTACGCTCCGTTTAAGACGATATACATTGAGGAGTGTAGTGATAGAGAATTTGCCAGGGTCCGGGAAAAATATTGGAAATCCGGAGTGGGCAAAGAGAGATTACGTGAATTAAGAAATAAGAAGATGCTCGAGTGGCGGAACTGGTAG
- a CDS encoding ribose-phosphate pyrophosphokinase produces the protein MSHQVPEPKFFACSDSRDLAEKIAKSYGTDLGNVHISRYSDGEFQPSFEESVRGARIFLIGSTHPSTENLMEMLLMLDAAKRASARHITAVMPYFGWARQDRKDKPRVPIAAKLIAKMLETAGATRIITMDLHADQIQGFFEKPVDHLFASTLFLPYLKNLNLDNLMIASPDMGGSKRAYAYSKALECDVVICYKQRAKANVISHMELIGEVEGKNVVLVDDMVDTAGTLTKAADLMMERGALSVRAITTHGLLSGDAYEKIEKSQLLELIVTDSIPVRKQSDKVKVVSCCHLFADVMHRVHHNTSIASKFLM, from the coding sequence ATGTCACACCAAGTTCCCGAACCCAAGTTTTTTGCCTGCTCCGACAGTAGGGATTTAGCTGAGAAAATAGCGAAGTCGTACGGTACTGATTTGGGAAATGTGCACATATCAAGATATAGTGACGGCGAATTTCAACCGTCTTTCGAGGAGTCTGTTCGCGGTGCCAGAATTTTTCTAATCGGGTCAACACACCCGAGCACCGAGAACCTGATGGAAATGTTGTTGATGCTAGACGCAGCCAAGAGGGCATCGGCGAGGCATATAACAGCGGTAATGCCCTATTTCGGTTGGGCAAGACAGGATAGGAAAGACAAACCTCGCGTGCCGATAGCCGCCAAGTTGATCGCAAAGATGTTGGAAACGGCCGGTGCGACACGTATCATTACCATGGATTTGCATGCCGATCAAATTCAAGGGTTTTTCGAGAAACCAGTAGACCATTTATTCGCGTCCACCTTGTTCCTTCCTTATCTGAAGAATTTGAACTTGGACAATTTGATGATTGCCTCTCCGGATATGGGTGGGTCAAAAAGGGCCTACGCCTATTCTAAGGCATTGGAATGCGATGTGGTTATCTGTTACAAACAGCGTGCAAAGGCCAACGTTATATCACATATGGAACTCATAGGCGAGGTAGAAGGCAAAAATGTGGTTCTTGTTGACGATATGGTCGATACCGCAGGTACCTTGACGAAAGCCGCCGATTTGATGATGGAGCGCGGTGCACTTAGTGTTCGAGCCATTACCACCCACGGCCTTTTATCGGGAGATGCCTATGAAAAAATTGAAAAATCGCAGTTATTGGAGTTGATCGTAACCGATTCCATTCCTGTAAGAAAGCAAAGCGACAAGGTAAAAGTGGTGAGCTGTTGCCACCTTTTTGCCGATGTGATGCACCGAGTGCACCACAACACCTCGATTGCGTCGAAGTTTTTAATGTGA
- a CDS encoding 50S ribosomal protein L25/general stress protein Ctc, translating to MKSITIKGSERESVGKKATKALRNAGLVPCVVYGGEKPLHFSAPELAFRDLVYTPAAHTVKVDLGEGKLKAIMQDIQFHPVTDRILHIDFYQLFDDKEVTMNIPVRLQGNSPGVRNGGRLLFRKRKLAIKALPDKLPDFFDVDISKLRIGDNISVATLLNDDFTILHPDTTVVVQVKTARAAVEVEEDEEDVEGEEGAEGAAEGAEGAATEAPAAEGGE from the coding sequence ATGAAGTCAATTACAATTAAAGGATCAGAAAGAGAAAGCGTGGGCAAAAAGGCAACGAAGGCCCTACGTAATGCTGGATTGGTTCCTTGCGTGGTATACGGAGGGGAAAAACCATTACACTTTTCAGCACCCGAACTAGCTTTTAGGGATTTAGTGTACACCCCCGCCGCGCATACCGTAAAGGTTGACTTGGGAGAAGGAAAGCTAAAAGCCATTATGCAGGATATTCAGTTTCATCCGGTAACGGATCGCATTTTGCATATCGATTTTTACCAACTTTTCGATGATAAGGAAGTTACCATGAACATTCCTGTTCGCCTTCAAGGGAATTCCCCAGGGGTGCGTAACGGTGGTCGTTTGTTGTTCAGAAAACGGAAACTGGCCATTAAGGCACTGCCGGACAAACTTCCCGATTTTTTCGATGTGGATATCTCCAAATTGAGAATCGGTGACAACATTTCGGTCGCTACTTTGCTTAACGACGATTTTACCATACTTCACCCAGATACTACAGTTGTCGTACAGGTCAAAACAGCCCGTGCCGCGGTAGAGGTCGAGGAAGATGAGGAAGATGTTGAAGGAGAAGAAGGTGCCGAAGGCGCAGCAGAAGGTGCGGAAGGTGCAGCTACTGAAGCTCCCGCAGCTGAAGGTGGGGAATAA
- the pth gene encoding aminoacyl-tRNA hydrolase, translating into MLAFLKSIFIAPSISEEQDSMRKFLVVGLGNIGDEYLETRHNIGFKVLDALAKAEGFVFETKKLGDVGSFKTKGRTVLCLKPSTYMNRSGKALKYWMEKEKIPLANVLVITDDINLSFGTLRLKTKGSDGGHNGLKDIQNFLQTTAYNRLRFGVGSDFGKGRQIEYVLGNWGDEENASLKERIARATEMVRSFVLAGVSITMNQYNGT; encoded by the coding sequence ATGTTAGCTTTTTTAAAATCCATATTTATTGCGCCTAGCATATCGGAAGAACAAGATAGTATGAGGAAATTTTTGGTGGTCGGTCTGGGAAATATCGGTGACGAATATTTGGAAACAAGGCATAACATCGGTTTTAAAGTCTTGGATGCGCTTGCCAAGGCAGAAGGATTTGTCTTTGAGACCAAAAAGTTGGGCGATGTAGGAAGTTTTAAGACCAAAGGAAGAACAGTACTTTGCCTAAAGCCCTCTACTTATATGAATAGGAGCGGAAAAGCACTCAAATATTGGATGGAAAAGGAAAAAATTCCATTGGCGAATGTATTGGTCATTACCGACGACATCAATCTATCATTTGGCACGTTACGGCTTAAAACAAAGGGAAGTGACGGTGGGCATAATGGATTGAAAGACATTCAGAACTTTTTGCAAACAACTGCTTACAACAGACTGCGTTTTGGGGTCGGTTCCGATTTCGGAAAAGGGAGGCAAATTGAATACGTACTGGGTAACTGGGGCGATGAAGAAAACGCTTCCCTCAAGGAGCGGATTGCTAGAGCTACGGAAATGGTACGGTCGTTCGTACTCGCGGGAGTGTCGATTACAATGAACCAGTACAACGGAACATAG